Proteins encoded in a region of the Xiphophorus couchianus chromosome 11, X_couchianus-1.0, whole genome shotgun sequence genome:
- the slbp gene encoding histone RNA hairpin-binding protein isoform X2 has translation MSHRYRATRSDAHDSDFKHRSSGPSRWSHCRKRGIDGSLRSHSDEDGDDGHSDSRNSSFTTPETAAPVSRCGRQSDWGSQVEDEEMRQDVHRDMQRRRILGSEVNQRERKTSSGSSGSCDSREGENMETDEAVLMRRQKQISYGKNTLAYDRYIKEVPKHLRQPGVHPKTPNKFRKYSRRSWDQQIKLWRVKLHAWDPPAGCSQEHTLSDNIEELDLEDIVDIELDFPSLTDSQNAPSSLLVHSSAAENEDCSATPVKVKKTEDPDVAKGL, from the exons atgtctcacAGGTACAGAGCCACGCGCAGCGACGCTCACGATAGTGACTTTAAACACAG GAGTAGTGGCCCGTCTCGGTGGTCCCACTGCCGGAAGAGAGGAATAGATGGAAGTCTGAGGAGCCACAGTGACGAGGACGGTGATGATGGACACTCTGACAGCAGGAATTCCAG TTTCACCACCCCAGAGACCGCAGCGCCTGTGTCTCGATGTGGTCGCCAGTCTGACTGGGGGAGCCAGGTGGAGGACGAAGAGATGAGGCAAGATGTTCACAGAGATATGCAACG GAGGAGGATACTAGGTTCAGAGGTCAatcagagggagagaaaaactTCATCAGGCTCTTCTGGCAG CTGTGACTCCAGAGAGGGTGAAAACATGGAGACTGACGAAGCTGTGTTGATGCGAAGACAAAAGCAGATCAGCTACGGGAAGAACACCCTGGCCTATGACCGTTACATCAAGGAGGTGCCAAA GCACTTGCGACAGCCGGGTGTTCACCCAAAGACTCCCAACAAGTTCAGGAAGTACAGCCGGCGTTCCTGGGATCAACAGATCAAACTGTGGAGAGTTAAGCTGCATGCCTGGGACCCCCCAGCAGGCTGCAGCCAGGAACACACCCTCAGTGACAATAT AGAGGAGCTGGACCTTGAGGATATTGTGGACATTGAGTTGGATTTTCCTTCCTTGACTGATTCCCAGAACGCACCGTCTTCCCTGCTGGTCCATAGCTCTGCAGCCGAG AATGAAGACTGTTCTGCTACTCCAGTTAAAGTCAAGAAGACAGAGGATCCTGACGTGGCCAAGGGCCTCTGA
- the slbp gene encoding histone RNA hairpin-binding protein isoform X1, whose translation MSHRYRATRSDAHDSDFKHRSSGPSRWSHCRKRGIDGSLRSHSDEDGDDGHSDSRNSSFTTPETAAPVSRCGRQSDWGSQVEDEEMRQDVHRDMQRYRRRILGSEVNQRERKTSSGSSGSCDSREGENMETDEAVLMRRQKQISYGKNTLAYDRYIKEVPKHLRQPGVHPKTPNKFRKYSRRSWDQQIKLWRVKLHAWDPPAGCSQEHTLSDNIEELDLEDIVDIELDFPSLTDSQNAPSSLLVHSSAAENEDCSATPVKVKKTEDPDVAKGL comes from the exons atgtctcacAGGTACAGAGCCACGCGCAGCGACGCTCACGATAGTGACTTTAAACACAG GAGTAGTGGCCCGTCTCGGTGGTCCCACTGCCGGAAGAGAGGAATAGATGGAAGTCTGAGGAGCCACAGTGACGAGGACGGTGATGATGGACACTCTGACAGCAGGAATTCCAG TTTCACCACCCCAGAGACCGCAGCGCCTGTGTCTCGATGTGGTCGCCAGTCTGACTGGGGGAGCCAGGTGGAGGACGAAGAGATGAGGCAAGATGTTCACAGAGATATGCAACG ATACAGGAGGAGGATACTAGGTTCAGAGGTCAatcagagggagagaaaaactTCATCAGGCTCTTCTGGCAG CTGTGACTCCAGAGAGGGTGAAAACATGGAGACTGACGAAGCTGTGTTGATGCGAAGACAAAAGCAGATCAGCTACGGGAAGAACACCCTGGCCTATGACCGTTACATCAAGGAGGTGCCAAA GCACTTGCGACAGCCGGGTGTTCACCCAAAGACTCCCAACAAGTTCAGGAAGTACAGCCGGCGTTCCTGGGATCAACAGATCAAACTGTGGAGAGTTAAGCTGCATGCCTGGGACCCCCCAGCAGGCTGCAGCCAGGAACACACCCTCAGTGACAATAT AGAGGAGCTGGACCTTGAGGATATTGTGGACATTGAGTTGGATTTTCCTTCCTTGACTGATTCCCAGAACGCACCGTCTTCCCTGCTGGTCCATAGCTCTGCAGCCGAG AATGAAGACTGTTCTGCTACTCCAGTTAAAGTCAAGAAGACAGAGGATCCTGACGTGGCCAAGGGCCTCTGA